The following coding sequences lie in one Methylotenera versatilis 301 genomic window:
- the ccmI gene encoding c-type cytochrome biogenesis protein CcmI yields MLLFWVIVIVMIVATLALILPALLKPNQAATTDAGAEKRAIFRQQFDEIEQDKINGILDATQYDLAKSELERRMLDEIGHMSEHTSSAKPDRRLAAVLLVLLPLAAVVIYNKIGSPISVTIPTVAPNIQPEAATEQTTLEHKAMAGDIEPLLNALKTKLEKDPGDGSGWALLARSYVELRRHAEAVPAYEKAVKANPNDPQLLADYADALAVVNGHDLTGKPEELANQALKLDPHHTKALLLAATAAFNRKDYKLAIAHWETLQQDLPADSDILPEVKASLHEVYTLAGVKPPAPSAKATAQPSALEQKVAEGVSGTVNVAANLASKVDPAATVFVFARATQGSPMPLAIERITVKDLPYTYHLDDSKGLMPANKLSQAAEVVIVARISKTGDAKAQAGDLQGMSAAVKPNGGKVDVEINEQLK; encoded by the coding sequence ATGTTGTTATTTTGGGTAATCGTAATTGTAATGATCGTAGCCACGCTGGCACTAATTTTGCCCGCTTTATTAAAGCCAAACCAAGCTGCAACTACTGATGCGGGTGCCGAAAAACGTGCAATTTTCCGTCAGCAATTTGATGAAATAGAGCAAGATAAAATCAATGGCATATTAGACGCTACACAATATGACCTAGCAAAAAGTGAACTTGAAAGACGAATGCTTGATGAGATTGGTCACATGAGTGAACATACTTCAAGCGCTAAGCCTGATCGTCGCTTGGCTGCGGTATTGTTGGTGTTGCTACCGCTAGCGGCAGTGGTTATTTATAATAAAATCGGTAGCCCAATCTCAGTCACAATCCCGACAGTGGCGCCAAATATTCAGCCTGAGGCAGCCACGGAACAAACGACTCTTGAGCATAAAGCAATGGCAGGTGATATTGAACCGCTACTTAATGCTTTGAAAACTAAACTTGAAAAAGATCCTGGTGATGGCAGTGGCTGGGCGTTACTAGCAAGATCATACGTAGAGTTAAGACGTCATGCTGAGGCGGTTCCTGCTTATGAAAAAGCAGTAAAAGCGAATCCGAATGATCCACAGTTGTTGGCTGATTATGCCGATGCGTTAGCGGTGGTGAATGGTCACGATTTAACTGGTAAACCAGAAGAGCTTGCAAATCAAGCACTAAAACTTGATCCACACCACACAAAAGCATTGTTACTAGCCGCTACAGCAGCCTTTAATCGCAAAGATTACAAACTAGCCATCGCGCATTGGGAAACCTTGCAGCAAGACTTGCCAGCCGATTCGGATATTTTGCCTGAGGTGAAAGCTTCCCTACATGAAGTCTATACATTGGCGGGAGTGAAGCCTCCGGCACCATCAGCAAAAGCTACAGCTCAGCCATCAGCGCTAGAGCAAAAAGTAGCAGAGGGAGTGAGTGGCACAGTCAATGTTGCTGCGAACTTAGCGAGTAAAGTAGATCCTGCCGCTACAGTATTCGTATTCGCACGTGCTACGCAAGGCTCGCCTATGCCGCTTGCCATTGAACGCATCACGGTAAAAGATTTGCCTTACACTTATCATTTAGATGACAGTAAAGGCTTAATGCCAGCGAACAAACTTTCACAAGCTGCTGAAGTGGTCATTGTGGCGCGTATCTCTAAAACTGGTGATGCTAAAGCGCAAGCGGGTGACTTACAAGGTATGTCAGCAGCCGTTAAACCTAATGGCGGCAAAGTTGATGTTGAAATCAATGAGCAGCTAAAGTAA
- the pepN gene encoding aminopeptidase N, translating into MPIEKNLTPKTIYLKDYQPAPYKAAHVNLSFILFEDKTVVKSEVQYFKNPESTSNDLILNGEGQTIISVELDNKPFDGYTITDDALTINNAGEKFTLTITSEIDPASNTLLEGLYKSQDTYCTQCEAEGFRRITYFQDRPDVLSIFTVRVEGEKSKYPVLLSNGNLVDSGECDDGRHFTVWHDPFPKPCYLFALVAGDLVRVADTFKTMSGRNVDLHIYVRSGDEKQCGHAMQSLIKAMKWDEEKYGREYELDLFNIVAVSDFNMGAMENTSLNVFNTSLVLAHQDTATDNDFMSVESVIGHEYFHNWTGNRVTCRDWFQLSLKEGFTVFRDQEFSADMNSQAVQRIDDVNSLRRLQFSEDAGPLAHAVQPDQFIEISNFYTKTVYEKGAEIIRMQHTLLGDETFRKATDLYFDRYDGHAVTCDDFVQCMADASGRDMSQFFLWYKQAGTPTLKVSSQYDAALSTYTLTLQQSQSATPGQLDKKPLHIPVAVGLLDATGKQTHDTQVLEVTEREQSFTFNNVNTPPVPSILRGFSAPVKLITDLSDDDLRLLQLKDTDGFNRWEAGQTLALRNIERVMADSEANIAQFVDDFGAMVEQGLANKGDKALLARALTLPAIAVIAQTQRVIDPAAIDNARTHILKTIKQTHKAALQRLYQDNSNTGEFSLSPEAMGRRALQNTVLELLIVTNGTGCAAFAKAHYDAADNMTDLVAAVSCLSDSTQAQREEVLADFYRRFKGYPLVVDKWFSLQAIANRDAIFDDFAKLLKHPDFNIKNPNRVRSLYSAFSINNPVKFHDPSGQGYAILRDVIIELNEINPQIASRQVTPFREWKRYTPALQAHMKAALQTIMDTPNLSNDVFEIVSKSLNG; encoded by the coding sequence ATGCCAATAGAAAAAAACCTGACACCTAAGACTATCTATTTAAAAGACTATCAGCCTGCGCCTTATAAAGCAGCGCATGTGAACCTCAGCTTTATATTGTTTGAAGATAAAACAGTTGTGAAGTCTGAGGTGCAGTATTTTAAAAATCCTGAGAGCACTTCAAATGACTTAATCTTAAATGGTGAAGGTCAGACCATTATCTCTGTTGAACTTGATAACAAGCCGTTTGATGGCTACACCATTACGGATGATGCACTGACCATCAACAATGCAGGCGAAAAGTTTACGCTAACCATTACCTCAGAGATAGACCCAGCATCCAACACCTTGCTTGAGGGTTTGTATAAATCTCAAGACACTTATTGCACGCAATGTGAAGCTGAAGGCTTTCGCCGTATCACTTACTTTCAAGATCGTCCAGATGTCTTAAGCATTTTCACCGTGCGTGTCGAAGGTGAAAAAAGCAAATATCCAGTACTACTTTCTAACGGTAATCTAGTCGATTCAGGCGAGTGTGATGATGGACGCCATTTTACCGTCTGGCATGATCCATTCCCCAAACCTTGCTATCTTTTTGCATTAGTCGCTGGCGATCTCGTACGTGTTGCAGACACATTCAAAACAATGTCTGGACGCAATGTTGACCTACATATCTACGTGCGATCAGGCGACGAGAAACAATGTGGCCATGCCATGCAATCGCTCATTAAAGCGATGAAATGGGATGAAGAGAAATATGGTCGCGAATATGAATTGGATTTATTTAATATCGTAGCTGTGAGTGATTTCAACATGGGCGCCATGGAAAATACCTCGCTGAATGTTTTTAATACTTCACTAGTCCTCGCCCATCAAGATACCGCCACTGACAATGACTTTATGAGTGTTGAAAGCGTGATTGGGCATGAGTATTTTCATAACTGGACGGGCAACCGCGTGACTTGCCGAGACTGGTTCCAACTATCGCTCAAAGAAGGTTTTACCGTTTTTAGAGATCAAGAGTTTAGTGCCGATATGAACTCTCAAGCCGTGCAGCGGATTGATGATGTTAACTCATTACGCCGCCTGCAATTTTCAGAAGATGCGGGTCCACTGGCACACGCAGTACAGCCCGATCAATTTATCGAGATTAGCAATTTCTACACAAAAACCGTGTATGAAAAAGGCGCAGAAATCATTCGCATGCAGCATACCTTGCTCGGTGACGAAACGTTTCGTAAAGCCACAGATTTGTATTTTGATAGATATGATGGGCATGCCGTCACCTGCGATGATTTTGTACAGTGCATGGCAGACGCATCAGGCCGCGACATGTCGCAATTCTTCTTGTGGTACAAGCAAGCTGGTACGCCAACTTTAAAGGTGAGTAGTCAATATGATGCGGCACTAAGCACATACACCCTCACGCTTCAGCAGTCTCAGTCTGCAACACCTGGGCAGCTAGATAAAAAGCCACTGCATATACCAGTGGCGGTGGGCTTGCTTGATGCAACGGGTAAGCAAACGCATGATACGCAAGTACTTGAGGTGACTGAGCGTGAACAAAGCTTCACTTTCAACAACGTGAATACGCCGCCAGTGCCATCAATCTTGCGCGGCTTTTCTGCACCGGTAAAATTAATCACAGACCTGAGTGATGACGATCTGCGTTTATTACAGCTTAAAGATACTGACGGTTTCAACCGCTGGGAAGCTGGCCAGACACTTGCACTACGTAATATCGAACGTGTGATGGCTGATAGCGAAGCCAATATCGCTCAATTTGTAGATGATTTTGGCGCAATGGTTGAACAGGGGCTTGCCAATAAAGGCGATAAAGCACTGCTTGCACGCGCGCTCACGCTGCCTGCCATCGCCGTGATTGCGCAAACGCAGCGTGTGATTGACCCTGCAGCCATAGATAATGCCCGCACGCACATTCTTAAAACAATTAAACAGACACATAAAGCAGCCTTACAGCGTTTGTATCAGGACAACAGCAATACTGGCGAGTTTTCACTATCGCCAGAGGCGATGGGACGCAGAGCGCTACAAAATACCGTACTTGAACTGTTAATTGTCACCAATGGCACTGGATGTGCCGCCTTTGCAAAGGCGCATTATGACGCGGCTGATAACATGACTGATCTTGTTGCGGCCGTATCTTGCCTGTCTGACAGCACGCAAGCTCAAAGAGAAGAAGTTTTAGCTGATTTTTATCGTCGATTTAAAGGCTATCCGCTCGTTGTTGATAAATGGTTCTCTCTGCAAGCAATTGCAAACAGAGACGCCATATTTGATGACTTTGCAAAGCTACTTAAACACCCAGACTTTAATATTAAAAATCCTAATCGCGTACGTTCGCTTTACTCAGCATTTTCAATCAACAACCCAGTGAAATTCCATGACCCTAGCGGTCAAGGCTATGCCATTTTGAGAGATGTAATTATTGAGTTGAATGAAATCAACCCACAAATTGCATCACGCCAAGTGACGCCGTTCCGTGAATGGAAACGCTACACACCAGCCCTGCAAGCGCATATGAAAGCTGCCCTGCAAACGATTATGGACACACCCAATCTATCAAATGATGTGTTCGAGATTGTAAGTAAAAGCTTAAATGGCTAA